A window of Streptomyces broussonetiae genomic DNA:
CCCCGGACAGCTCCACCGTGTGCCGGACGTTCGCGAAGCCGGAGGTTTGTGCGATGGTGTCCGCCCAGTCCTCGACCGGTCCGGAGTCGACGGGCCTGCTCAGGCCGCACCGGGTGCAGATGAGGTAGTGGCGGTGGTCGGGGCCGGGGCGGTAGCGGAAGAGGCGTTCGCCGCTCGTGTCGCGGACCATGTCGGCCCGGCCGGCGGCGGCCAGCGCGGTCAGGGTGCGGTAGACCGTGGACAGGCCGACCGGTGAGCCGTCGTCGGCGAGCCGGTTGTGGAGGGCCTGGGCGCCGACGAAGCCCTCGGCCCGGACGAACGCCTCGACGACGACGGCGCGTTGCTGGGTGTGGCGGCCGATCAGCGTGACGTCGGCCGACGGTGTGGGGGCGTGCGGTCGGTCGCGTTCCATCAGTGTGCCTTCGCTCAGGGGCCGGTGGGGACGGCGGTGGCGGTTCCCGTACGAGGACCGGGGACCGGCCGTCGTATCAGGAACGTCGCGGCGTAGACGGCCGTGGCGACGGCCATGATGGCGAAGCTCGGAGGCATCCTCGGCACCGCGTAGGAGGCGAACAGCCCTGCCCACATCTCCAGTACCGCCAGCCCGGCGGACAGGGCGAGTGCCCAATAGGGGCGGTCGGTGAGCCGGATCGCGGCGCCCGCGGGGGCGGCAAGCAGGCCGAGCAGGAGCAGGGAGCCGACCGCCTGGGTGGCCTCGGCGGCGCTGATCCCGGCCAGGGCGAGGAAGCCGGAGCCGAGCAGGCGGACCGGTACCCCGCGGGCTGCGGCGACGGCCTCGTCGAGCGTGGCGAACAGCAGCGGCCTGGCGATCACTACCACCAGCAGTCCGACTCCGGCCGCCACCACGGCGGCGACGACCGCACCGACGGCGGAGATGCCGAAGACGGAGCCGAACAGCACGCTGACACCCGCGGTTCCGTCGGCGGTGCTGCGGGATGTCGTGTAGAGGGTGATGAAGAAGGCGCCCAGGCCCAGGATCCAGGAGAAGACGCTCCCGATGACCACGTCGTCGGGACGGGCACGGCGGCCGAGGGTGCCGAAGAGCAGCGCCATGGCGATGGTCGCGGCGTACAGGCCCAGGCGCAGGTCGGCGCCGAAGGCGAGGGCGGCCATCGCGCCGGTGAAGGCGACATGGCTGAGCGCGTCGCCGGTGAAGACCTGGGCGCGCAGGACGAGGAAGTGGCCGACCAGTCCGCAGGCGGCGGCGATGGCGGTCCCGGCGAGGAGCGCGTGCTGGAAGAACGGCTGGGACAGCGGGGATGCGGCCAGCAGGACGGTCATGCCCCCACCTCCACGGACATGAGCCGGGCGCCGGTCCGGCTGCCGAGCAGCGTGTGCAGCGAGCGCCAGGCCAGGGCGAGTACGTATCCGGCGAAGGCGATGGTCGTCACGAAGAAACCCAGCGGGTAGGGCGAGTAGTAGGCGGCGGTCAGCCCGAGCCAGGTCGCGGCGAAGGCCAGCAGGACGGCCAGGGCCAGGCTCAGCGCCGGGCGGGCGGTGAGGACTTGCGCGGTGGCGGCCGGGATCACCATGAGGGCGAAGACCAGGAGGGTCCCGGTGATCTGGCTCGCCTCGGCGGTGGCCGCACCGAGCAGGACGAGGAAGACCACCGACAGGGCGCGGACCGGGACGCCGCGCCCGGCGGCGACCTGTGGGTCGACGGAGGCGAACAGCAGCGGCCGTCCGATCAGCGCCAGCACCGCGAGCACCACCGCGCCGACCACCGTCAGCACGGTCACCTGGGAGGAGGTGATTCCCAGGAAGGTGCCGAAGAGGATGGTCTGCGGTCCCTCCAGCAGCCCTCTGTACAGGGCGGTGAACAGGAACCCGGACGCGAGCAGGAACGCCTGCACGGTCCCGGTCAGCGCCGACTCCTCGTGCTCACCGCCACCCCGCAGGGCGGCGATGACCAGCGCGGCGGCCACGCACAGCGTGAAGTAGCCGTAGACCGCGCTGAACCCGAGCAGGAGCGCCCCGGCGGCGCCGGGGAAGGCGACGGCGGAGACGGTGTGCGCGGCGAACGTCTGCCGCCGCAGCACCACGAACCACCCCACGACCGCCGAGACCACGGCCACGACCGCGCCCGCGCGGAACGCGTTGACCATGAACGGGTACGACCACATCTCCTGGAAGTCGGCGAGGAGGTTCCACGACCACACCGGCGTGGTCCCTGCGTCAGCCAGCAGCATGACCGCTCCCCGGAGTGTCGTGCCGGTCGGTGTGCACGGCGGGCGCCTCCGGCCGGCCCACCACGACCAGCCGACCGTCGGAGGCCCGCAGCACCTCGACCGGCGTGCCGTACAGCCGGGTCAGCGTCCCGGAGGTGATGACCTCGGCCGGGGTGCCGACGGCGGCCCCGCCCTCGGCCAGGTACACCACGCGGTCCAGGTGGTGGAGTATCGGGTTCACGTCATGGGCGACCATGACCACCGACACGCCCTCGTGATGGCAAATGCGCCCGATCAGCGCCGCGACCGCGCCCTGGTTGGGCAGGTCGAGACTGTCCAACGGCTCGTCCAGCAGCAGCAGTTCGGGCCTGCGGACGAGCGCCTGGGCGATCAGCAGCCGCTGTTGCTCACCGCCGGAACACTGCCCGATCGGCCGGCGCGCGTACGCTGTCGCCCCGACCAACTTGATCACCTCGTCCACCCGCGCACGGTCGGCCCGCCGCCGCGCGCCCGGGAGGGGCAGCGGCACTCCCCATCGGTCGCCGTCCAGGCCGAGGCGCACCACGTCGATGCCGCGGATGCGCAGGGTGGCGTCGAAGCTGCGGCGCTGGGGCAGGTAGCCGATACGGTCGTTGGCCTGTCCTGGGCGGGCACCGAGCACCCGTACGTCACCGGCCGCCGCGGGCAGGGTGCCGAGCAGGACCTTGATCATGGTGGACTTGCCCACGCCGTTGGGGCCGAGCACGGCGGTGAACTCGCCGGTGCCGATGCGAAGGTCCACCCCCGACCACAGCGTCCGGCCGCCGACCCGTACGCCGGCGCCGCGCAGGTCGACCACTGGCCAACTTCCGGTTCCTGCGGCCGTGTCGTGGCCGTCGTCGTGGCTGCCGCTGCGGCGGCTGGGGACGGCCTCGCGGGCCTTCGCTGTCGGGTTCATGGCTTGGTTCACTTCCCGGTGGCCTTGGCCAGGGCCTGTTCGATGCCCTGCAACTGGGTGGTCTGCCACTGCTGGAAGGTGGCTCCGGCGGGAGCGAGGGTCTCGGTCACCGTGGCGACCGGGATGCCCTGCGCCTTGGCCGCCTTGACCTGTGCCTGCACGTCGGGCGTGGAGTTCTGGGAGTTGTAGACGTAGATCTTGATCTGCTTGTTCTTGATCTGCTGGTCGATGGTCGCCTTGTCCTTGGCCGTGGGGTCGGAGCCCTCGCTCATCGCGTCCAGGAACGTCTCCGGGGTGAGCATCTTCAGCCCCAGGCCCTCGGCGAGCGGCGTGACGATGGACTCGGAGGCGCCGATCGGGGTTCCGGCGTACTTCGCCTTGATGCCGGCTATGAGCTTGCTGTATCCGGCGAGTGTCTTCGTCTCGAAGGTGGTCTTCTGCTGGTCGAAGTAGGCGGCGTCGGCCGGGTCGGTCTTCTTGTAGTCGGCGGTGATCTTCTCGATGACCTGGTGGACGTTGTCCGGGGAGTACCAGCGGTGCGGGTTCCCGCCCGGCTTGATCCCGACCAGGTCGCCGACCTTCAGTTCGGTGCGTCCGTTGCCGGGGTTGGAGGCGAGGAGTTTGTCGGCCCAGGCGTCGTAGCCGATGCCGTTGACGATGGCGTACTGGGCGCCGGCCACAGTGCGGGCGTCGGCGGCGGTCGGCTCGTAGGCGTGCGGGTCGGTGTCCGGGTTGGTGATGATGCTGGTCACCTTCACGTGGTCGCCACCGAGTTGGGAGGCGATGCTGCCCCAGAAGTTCTCCGCAGCCACCACCTGGATCGTCTTGCCCGAGCCGCTGCTGTCTCCGGTCTCGGTTGTGTTGCTGCTGTGCGAGGAGGAGGTCGAGCAGGCGGTCGCCGTTACGGCGGTCAGGGCGGCTGTCGCGGTGACCAGGGCGATCCTCGCGGAGGGCCGGGGAGAACGGGCGGCGGGGGCGGTGGACATGCAGCTCCTTCGGGTGATGCCCGGCGCGCGGCGGACACGTGCCGGGCCGGTTTGACGACACTCCCGACGCTAGATGGGAATGATTTTCAGATCAATGTAAGATGAAAACCGTTGCCATCTTTTGACCGGGTGTACTACCGCTCCGACGACTCGGGGCTCAGCAGTCACGGAACTCCGGTGACTGGTTGAGGATCTGCGAGCGCAGGGAGATGAAGCGGACACGGGTCTGGCCGCCGAAGCCTCGAGGCGGAAGGCTGCGACCCGGTGGCAGTTCTGGAAGGCGAGGGTGATGCCGAAGTGGTTTTACTGGCCGCCCCGGATCGCGTCGCTGGACGGGGCGCGCAGCAGCTGGCCGCACTCCTTCCCGGAGGGTGGCGGGATCCGGTTGTCGGTGAACTCCGCTGCGCCGTAACGTAGTTCGGCGGCTGGGCGGGCGATGAGGTAGTAGGCGTACGGCAGGGACGTGCAGACCGTTTCCGCGAAGTCCGCCTTCTGCATCTCACCGTTCTCGGCTTCGGCGAGCGGCTTCGGGGAGACA
This region includes:
- a CDS encoding metal ABC transporter permease, giving the protein MTVLLAASPLSQPFFQHALLAGTAIAAACGLVGHFLVLRAQVFTGDALSHVAFTGAMAALAFGADLRLGLYAATIAMALLFGTLGRRARPDDVVIGSVFSWILGLGAFFITLYTTSRSTADGTAGVSVLFGSVFGISAVGAVVAAVVAAGVGLLVVVIARPLLFATLDEAVAAARGVPVRLLGSGFLALAGISAAEATQAVGSLLLLGLLAAPAGAAIRLTDRPYWALALSAGLAVLEMWAGLFASYAVPRMPPSFAIMAVATAVYAATFLIRRPVPGPRTGTATAVPTGP
- a CDS encoding metal ABC transporter permease → MLLADAGTTPVWSWNLLADFQEMWSYPFMVNAFRAGAVVAVVSAVVGWFVVLRRQTFAAHTVSAVAFPGAAGALLLGFSAVYGYFTLCVAAALVIAALRGGGEHEESALTGTVQAFLLASGFLFTALYRGLLEGPQTILFGTFLGITSSQVTVLTVVGAVVLAVLALIGRPLLFASVDPQVAAGRGVPVRALSVVFLVLLGAATAEASQITGTLLVFALMVIPAATAQVLTARPALSLALAVLLAFAATWLGLTAAYYSPYPLGFFVTTIAFAGYVLALAWRSLHTLLGSRTGARLMSVEVGA
- a CDS encoding Fur family transcriptional regulator, coding for MERDRPHAPTPSADVTLIGRHTQQRAVVVEAFVRAEGFVGAQALHNRLADDGSPVGLSTVYRTLTALAAAGRADMVRDTSGERLFRYRPGPDHRHYLICTRCGLSRPVDSGPVEDWADTIAQTSGFANVRHTVELSGVCPDCGRG
- a CDS encoding metal ABC transporter ATP-binding protein, with translation MNPTAKAREAVPSRRSGSHDDGHDTAAGTGSWPVVDLRGAGVRVGGRTLWSGVDLRIGTGEFTAVLGPNGVGKSTMIKVLLGTLPAAAGDVRVLGARPGQANDRIGYLPQRRSFDATLRIRGIDVVRLGLDGDRWGVPLPLPGARRRADRARVDEVIKLVGATAYARRPIGQCSGGEQQRLLIAQALVRRPELLLLDEPLDSLDLPNQGAVAALIGRICHHEGVSVVMVAHDVNPILHHLDRVVYLAEGGAAVGTPAEVITSGTLTRLYGTPVEVLRASDGRLVVVGRPEAPAVHTDRHDTPGSGHAAG
- a CDS encoding metal ABC transporter solute-binding protein, Zn/Mn family — its product is MSTAPAARSPRPSARIALVTATAALTAVTATACSTSSSHSSNTTETGDSSGSGKTIQVVAAENFWGSIASQLGGDHVKVTSIITNPDTDPHAYEPTAADARTVAGAQYAIVNGIGYDAWADKLLASNPGNGRTELKVGDLVGIKPGGNPHRWYSPDNVHQVIEKITADYKKTDPADAAYFDQQKTTFETKTLAGYSKLIAGIKAKYAGTPIGASESIVTPLAEGLGLKMLTPETFLDAMSEGSDPTAKDKATIDQQIKNKQIKIYVYNSQNSTPDVQAQVKAAKAQGIPVATVTETLAPAGATFQQWQTTQLQGIEQALAKATGK